Part of the Variovorax sp. PAMC 28711 genome is shown below.
CGATGTGCCCGACCGAACTGGGTTACACCGCCGGCCAGGCACCGAGCTTGCGGTTGCTGCCCATCGAAACCAGGCTGGATGCGCATTCGCTGGCCCATCTGCGCGACGAGTCCGAGCGCTGGACCGAAATCGCGATCGACGTCGACGACGCCGAGCAATTGGCGTCCGCGATGCACAAGGTGGCCGAGGTCCGCTGGGTTCCGATCGAGGAGGCCCGTGCACTCGGCTTCTGGAGCGACGATTCGCCCGACGACAACCCGGTACGCGACGCCACAGGACGCGTCGAAATTCCCCGCTGGCGTCATGCGGTGCTCAACATGCCGCACCCCTTGCTGGAACAAGGGCTCATCATTCTCGACACGCCGGGCCTCAACGCGATTGGCGCCGAGCCGGAGCTGACGGTCAGCCTCATTCCGCAGGCGCATGCCGTGGTGTTCATCCTTGGGGCCGATACGGGCGTCACGCGTTCCGATCTCGCCATCTGGCGCGAACACCTGATCACCGAAGGCGATGCGTCGGAAACCCGGATCGTCGTGTTGAACAAGATCGACACGATGTGGGACACGCTCAGCACGCCTGCTCAGATCGATCTACAGATCGAGCGTCAGCGGGTCGGCGCCGCGGAGTTGCTTGGCGTGCCGCTTGCCCGGGTGCTGCCGGTTTCCGCGCAAAAAGGATTGCAAGCCAAGATCCGCCGCGATCCGCCATTGCTGCAAGCCAGCCGGTTGCCCGCGCTGGAAGCCGTGCTGGGCGAAGGGCTGCTGGGCAAGCGCGAGACCATGCTACGGCTTGCCGTCGATGCGGGCATTGCAGCCCTCAGGACAGAAGCTGCCCGAATCCTTACGGTGCGGCAGCGTGATCTGTCCGAGCAGGCGCTGGAACTGCAGGGCCTGCGCGGCAAGAACGTCGCGGTGATCCGGCACATGCGCACGCGCATCGAACAGGAGCAAACCGAATTCGAGGGCAGCAACACCCGCATCCTGGCTTTGCGTTCTGTCCAGGGCAAGCTGCTGCGGGAGGTGTACGCGGTCCTCGGCAGTACGGCGCTCAAAGCCGACATGGGCCACTTGGCCGCCGCGCTGAAACGTCCAGGCATCAAGTTCAACGTGCGCAAGGTGTACGCCGAAACCTTCGATGCCTTGCGAAATAACCTGAAGGAAGTGCAGGCGACGACCTCCGAAATCCAGTCGATGCTGCACGCCACTTTTCGCCAGCTCAACGCCGAGCATGGCTTCACGCTTCAAGCGCCTGCCGAGCCCGACCTAGTGGGTTTCGAGCGCCAGCTGACGCAGATCGAACAGAGCCACACGCAGTACCTGGGCGTGGGCAACCTGCTCAAGCTCGCGCAGCCCGATTTTTGCGACAAGCTGGTCCGCGCGTTGGCGAGCCGCCTCCGTGTGGTCAACGAGGCGGCAATGACCGAAGTCGAGCGCTGGAGCAAAGGAGCCGGCGCGCAACTCGATGCGCAACTCAAGGAGCGGCGTCGCAATTTCGGCAAGCGCATCGAAGCGGTGGAACGCATCCAGCAGGCCGCGGGCAGCCTCGAAGAGCGCCTGACCGAACTCGCCGTCCAGGAGGGCGGATTGGTCGAACTTCAGAAGCGTCTGCGCGAGTTCACCGCCTTGCTCACCAGCAATGAAGCGCCGAGCCAGTTCTCCGTTCGCAGCGAACTGAGTGCCGTCTGACACGACGGCATCGGTCGCCAGTCGACTGGCGCCGGTTTTCTCGCAGCGCGTCGCAACCTGGCAGGCCACGCACGGGCGCAGCCAGCTGCCCTGGCAGAACACGCGCGATCCCTACCGGGTCTGGCTGTCGGAGGTCATGCTGCAGCAGACCCAGGTGTCGACCGTGCTCGGTTACTTCGACCGTTTCCTGACCCGTTTCCCGGACGTCGCCGCATTGGCGAAAGCGAACGAGGACGAAGTCTTCGCGCTCTGGAGCGGCCTTGGCTACTACAGCCGTGCCCGAAACATGCATCGATGCGCGCAGGAGGTGATGTCGCGATTCGACGGCGCCTTTCCGCGCACCGCCGTGGAGCTGGAGAGCTTGCCGGGAATCGGTCGATCGACAGCATCGGCGGTCTCCGCTTTTTGCTTTGGCGAGCGCGTCGCCATCCTCGATGGCAACGTCAAGCGTGTCCTGACGCGCGTGCTCGGATTTGCCGACGACCTGTCGACAAGCGCCACCGAACGCCGGTTGTGGGATCTGGCGACCGCGTTGCTGCCACCCGCCGACGAGCCGGAAGTGATCGCGCGCTACACCCAAGGGCAAATGGATCTGGGCGCCACGGTCTGTACGCCGCGCAAGCCCGATTGCCTGATCTGCCCGGTCGACGACCTGTGCGTCGCGCGCCGCGAAGGCGAGCCCGAGCGCTATCCGGTCAAGACGCGCAAGCTGAAGCGGACTTCGGAATCGCTGTGGATGCTGCAGGCGATCGACGCCAGCGGCCGCGTCTGGCTCGAGAAACGTCCGGAGCGCGGTATCTGGGCGGGCCTTTACTGCCTGCCGGTTTTCGACAGCCGCGCGGCGCTCGTGGCCGCATTGCCGCCGGGCAGCGAAGGATTGCACGACGCTGCGCCCTTCTTGCATGTGCTCACCCACAAGGATCTGCATCTGCATCCGGTGATTGTCCAAAGCGATGGCGCATTTGCACTGTCGGATCAGGGTCGCTGGGCCGGCGTGCTGGATTGGCCGAGCCTTGGCCTGCCTGCGCCGGTGCGCAAGCTGTTGTTGTCGTTGGAGGCCGGTCAGGCCGCGTCCAGCTCGCGGTGACGCTTGAGCGCGGCCCAGCGCGCGCCGAAGCCGCGCGCCAGTTGTTCGACCAGGAAGACCGACCGGTGCTGCCCGCCCGTGCAGCCGATGGCCACGGTCACATAGCTGCGGTGGTCACGCGCCAGCGCATCCAGCCACCGGCCGAGGAACTGTTCGATGTCGGCGTACATGCGCGCCACGTCGTCGTGGCCGCGCAGCCAGTCGATCACTTCTGAATCGCGGCCGGTGAGCGGTCGCAGCGCGGGCACGTAGTGCGGATTGGGCAGCATGCGCACAT
Proteins encoded:
- the mutY gene encoding A/G-specific adenine glycosylase — protein: MAPVFSQRVATWQATHGRSQLPWQNTRDPYRVWLSEVMLQQTQVSTVLGYFDRFLTRFPDVAALAKANEDEVFALWSGLGYYSRARNMHRCAQEVMSRFDGAFPRTAVELESLPGIGRSTASAVSAFCFGERVAILDGNVKRVLTRVLGFADDLSTSATERRLWDLATALLPPADEPEVIARYTQGQMDLGATVCTPRKPDCLICPVDDLCVARREGEPERYPVKTRKLKRTSESLWMLQAIDASGRVWLEKRPERGIWAGLYCLPVFDSRAALVAALPPGSEGLHDAAPFLHVLTHKDLHLHPVIVQSDGAFALSDQGRWAGVLDWPSLGLPAPVRKLLLSLEAGQAASSSR
- a CDS encoding dynamin family protein, which encodes MSRSFNQQFDQHGAWRRNFAHRLKWLSGWLAENDLLDQAVAERLRELESQMRTSKVMVAFVAEFSRGKSELINAIFFAGYGRRIMPASAGRTTMCPTELGYTAGQAPSLRLLPIETRLDAHSLAHLRDESERWTEIAIDVDDAEQLASAMHKVAEVRWVPIEEARALGFWSDDSPDDNPVRDATGRVEIPRWRHAVLNMPHPLLEQGLIILDTPGLNAIGAEPELTVSLIPQAHAVVFILGADTGVTRSDLAIWREHLITEGDASETRIVVLNKIDTMWDTLSTPAQIDLQIERQRVGAAELLGVPLARVLPVSAQKGLQAKIRRDPPLLQASRLPALEAVLGEGLLGKRETMLRLAVDAGIAALRTEAARILTVRQRDLSEQALELQGLRGKNVAVIRHMRTRIEQEQTEFEGSNTRILALRSVQGKLLREVYAVLGSTALKADMGHLAAALKRPGIKFNVRKVYAETFDALRNNLKEVQATTSEIQSMLHATFRQLNAEHGFTLQAPAEPDLVGFERQLTQIEQSHTQYLGVGNLLKLAQPDFCDKLVRALASRLRVVNEAAMTEVERWSKGAGAQLDAQLKERRRNFGKRIEAVERIQQAAGSLEERLTELAVQEGGLVELQKRLREFTALLTSNEAPSQFSVRSELSAV